The Siansivirga zeaxanthinifaciens CC-SAMT-1 region GTTAAAGAATTACACTTACCAGTAGGTAAACCTGTTTTATTTAAAATGCGTTCTCAAGATGTTTTACACTCTGCTTACATGCCTCATTTTAGAGCACAAATGAACTGTGTGCCTGGTATGATTACTCAGTTTGGTTTCACACCAACAGTTACCACAGCAGAGATGAGACTGTCTACAGATATTTCAGATAAAGTAGCACATATAAATGAAATTAGAGTTGAGAAAAGTAAAGCTTTAGCTGCTAAAGGTGAAGATGCTTTAGATCGTTACGAGTTTGATTACCTTTTATTATGTAATAAAATTTGTGGTACTTCTCATTACAATATGCAAATGAAAATTATCGTAGAAACTCAAGAAGAATTCGATGCTTGGATTAAAGAACAAAAAGCATTTAAAAACTCTTTAACTAACTAATCAATTAAAAGATAATATATAGATTATGTCAGCACACGCAGATACTCACGCACACGACGACCACGGACATCATCATAAAGAAAGATTTGTGACTAAATATATTTTTAGTCAAGATCATAAAATGATTGCTAAACAGTATCTTATTACAGGTACTTTAATGGGAATTATTGGTATTCTAATGTCAATCATGTTTCGTATGCAAATCGCTTGGCCTCAAGAGCCAAATGTGTTATTTGAAGCATTATTAGGCAAATGGGCACCTGAAGGTGTTATGGACGCCGATATTTATCTGGCTTTAGTAACCATACACGGTACAATCATGGTGTTTTTCGTATTAACAGCAGGTTTAAGTGGTACATTTAGTAACTTACTAATACCGCTTCAAATTGGTGCTCGTGATATGGCATCTGGATTCCTAAATATGGTTTCTTACTGGTTGTTTTTCTTGTCTTCTATAGTAATGGTAATTTCGTTATTTGTTGAAGCGGGACCAGCTGCTGCGGGTTGGACAATTTATCCGCCTTTAAGTGCTTTACCATTGGCACAAGGTGGTTCTGGAATGGGTATGACTTTATGGTTAGTATCTATGGCAATTTTTATTGCATCATCACTTTTAGGATCACTTAACTACGTTGTTACTGTACTTAATTTAAGAACCAAAGGGATGTCTATGACTAGATTACCATTAACAATCTGGACATTCTTTATTACTGCTGTAATTGGTATTATATCATTCCCAGTTTTATTATCTGCTGCGTTATTACTTATCATGGATAGAAGTTTTGGTACTTCTTTCTTTTTATCAGATATATTTATTCAAGGTGAAGTTTTACATTATCAAGGAGGCTCACCTGTATTATTTGAGCATTTATTTTGGTTCTTAGGTCACCCAGAGGTATATATTGTAATTTTACCTGCTATGGGACTTGTTTCTGAAATTATGGCTTCTAACTCTAGAAAACCAATTTTCGGATACCGTGCCATGATTGCTTCAATTTTAGCTATCGCATTTTTATCTACCATTGTTTGGGGTCACCATATGTTCGTATCGGGTATGAATCCTTTTTTAGGATCTGTATTTACATTTACAACCTTATTAATTGCAATTCCATCTGCCGTAAAAGCTTTTAACTGGATTACTACGCTTTGGAAAGGTAACTTACAAATGAACCCTGCTATGTTATTTTCTATTGGGTTTGTTTCTACCTTTATTACTGGTGGTTTAACTGGTATTATTTTAGGAGATAGTGCATTAGATATTAATGTGCATGATACCTATTTCG contains the following coding sequences:
- a CDS encoding cytochrome c oxidase subunit I: MSAHADTHAHDDHGHHHKERFVTKYIFSQDHKMIAKQYLITGTLMGIIGILMSIMFRMQIAWPQEPNVLFEALLGKWAPEGVMDADIYLALVTIHGTIMVFFVLTAGLSGTFSNLLIPLQIGARDMASGFLNMVSYWLFFLSSIVMVISLFVEAGPAAAGWTIYPPLSALPLAQGGSGMGMTLWLVSMAIFIASSLLGSLNYVVTVLNLRTKGMSMTRLPLTIWTFFITAVIGIISFPVLLSAALLLIMDRSFGTSFFLSDIFIQGEVLHYQGGSPVLFEHLFWFLGHPEVYIVILPAMGLVSEIMASNSRKPIFGYRAMIASILAIAFLSTIVWGHHMFVSGMNPFLGSVFTFTTLLIAIPSAVKAFNWITTLWKGNLQMNPAMLFSIGFVSTFITGGLTGIILGDSALDINVHDTYFVVAHFHLVMGISALYGMFAGIYHWYPKMFGRMLNKNLGYIHFWITAVCAYGVFFPMHFIGMAGLPRRYYTNTNFPLFDDLANVNVVITMFAIIGGIAQIVYLYNFFISIFYGKKASQNPWSSTTLEWTTPVEHIHGNWPGDIPHVHRWPYDYSKPGHDVDFVPQNIPLKDGEEELQH